In Caldicellulosiruptor morganii, the following proteins share a genomic window:
- a CDS encoding SOS response-associated peptidase, whose protein sequence is MCGRYLFLPDRQIEEIKNILQRINQKFQGSSFLSKLKTGEIFPTDLAAVVVAGDTEKDATIARWGFPIEGKKQVIINARAETLLEKWTFKKIANQRCLIPAAGFYEWQKKGDGKQKLLIKPRETPVFYMAGLYDRIKLEDGGEIDAFVIITTEANSQIKPVHSRMPAILKKEHEDIWLFEKGNEKYLKKLFCTVLKPFDNEMEIESV, encoded by the coding sequence ATGTGCGGAAGATATCTGTTTTTGCCAGATAGACAGATTGAAGAGATAAAAAACATCCTGCAAAGAATCAATCAGAAATTTCAGGGCAGCTCATTTTTGAGCAAGCTCAAAACAGGAGAGATTTTTCCAACAGATCTTGCAGCTGTGGTGGTTGCAGGCGATACTGAAAAAGATGCCACAATTGCGCGCTGGGGCTTTCCTATTGAGGGCAAAAAGCAGGTGATAATAAACGCAAGGGCAGAGACTTTGCTTGAAAAGTGGACTTTTAAAAAGATTGCAAATCAAAGATGCTTAATTCCGGCTGCTGGATTTTACGAGTGGCAGAAGAAGGGGGATGGCAAGCAAAAACTTTTAATAAAACCCAGGGAAACACCAGTTTTTTACATGGCAGGGCTTTATGACAGAATCAAGTTGGAAGACGGTGGAGAAATTGACGCATTTGTGATTATTACAACAGAGGCAAACTCCCAGATAAAGCCAGTTCACAGCAGAATGCCAGCAATACTGAAAAAAGAACATGAGGATATCTGGCTTTTTGAAAAGGGGAATGAGAAATACTTAAAAAAGCTTTTTTGTACTGTGTTAAAGCCGTTTGATAATGAGATGGAAATTGAAAGTGTTTAG
- a CDS encoding oxaloacetate decarboxylase subunit alpha, translated as MKRIFFTETVLRDAQQSLIATRMAFEDFEGILEKIDSAGYYSIECWGGATFDSCLRYLNEDPWERLRKIKSKVKNTKLQMLLRGQNLLGYRHYPDDVVRMFVQKSIENGMDIIRIFDALNDLRNIEVAVDETIKAGGHAQGTIVYTLSPIHNLEMYIKIGKDLESMGVHSICIKDMAGIMSPKEAYELVKALKENVKVPVFLHTHSTTGLGILTYLKAVEAGVDGIDTAISSFSGGTSQPPTETLDYALRQMGFDTGLNSRVLKEINDFFKPVKDRFIKNGTLNPFVLSTDTDALIYQIPGGMLSNLIAQLKQQNALDRLDEVLMEVPRVREDLGYPPLVTPMSQMVGTQAAANVLAGERYRVILKEVKAYIRGEYGRPPGRINPELVKKVLGDEKPIEVRFADTLEPIFETTKEKIKDFAKTDEDVLSYILFPQVAEEFLKNRGKKKPEVRKIEYTIEGLRS; from the coding sequence ATGAAGAGAATCTTCTTCACAGAAACAGTTTTAAGGGATGCCCAGCAATCACTGATTGCAACCAGAATGGCTTTTGAAGATTTTGAAGGAATTTTAGAAAAAATAGACTCTGCGGGGTATTATTCAATTGAGTGCTGGGGCGGTGCAACGTTTGATTCATGCCTCAGATATTTAAACGAAGATCCCTGGGAGCGCCTGAGAAAGATAAAGTCAAAGGTGAAAAATACAAAGCTTCAGATGCTCCTTCGCGGGCAAAATCTTCTGGGCTACAGGCATTACCCGGACGATGTTGTGAGAATGTTTGTCCAAAAATCTATTGAAAATGGTATGGATATAATTAGGATATTTGATGCTTTAAATGACCTTAGAAACATTGAAGTTGCAGTTGATGAGACAATCAAGGCAGGTGGACACGCCCAGGGCACAATTGTGTACACTCTAAGCCCAATTCACAACCTTGAGATGTATATAAAGATTGGCAAAGATCTTGAGAGCATGGGTGTGCACTCCATCTGCATAAAAGACATGGCAGGGATCATGAGCCCCAAAGAGGCTTACGAACTTGTAAAAGCGCTGAAAGAAAACGTAAAGGTACCAGTTTTCCTTCACACACACTCCACAACAGGGCTTGGGATTCTGACATACTTAAAAGCAGTTGAAGCCGGAGTTGATGGTATTGACACAGCAATCTCAAGCTTTTCAGGTGGGACTTCACAGCCACCAACAGAGACTCTGGACTATGCACTCAGGCAAATGGGCTTTGACACAGGGCTAAACAGCAGGGTACTGAAAGAGATAAACGACTTTTTCAAGCCGGTAAAAGACAGGTTCATCAAGAATGGAACTTTGAATCCTTTTGTTCTTTCAACAGATACAGATGCGCTCATTTACCAGATACCCGGTGGTATGCTCTCAAATCTCATTGCTCAGCTAAAGCAGCAAAACGCATTGGACAGGCTTGATGAGGTTTTAATGGAGGTGCCAAGAGTCAGAGAGGATCTGGGGTATCCGCCGCTTGTGACACCAATGAGTCAGATGGTTGGCACGCAGGCTGCTGCAAACGTCCTTGCCGGTGAGAGATACAGGGTAATCCTCAAAGAAGTCAAGGCGTATATAAGAGGGGAGTATGGAAGACCACCCGGCAGAATAAATCCCGAGCTTGTAAAAAAAGTACTGGGTGATGAAAAGCCCATTGAAGTGAGGTTTGCAGATACACTTGAGCCCATTTTTGAGACAACAAAAGAGAAGATTAAGGACTTTGCAAAGACTGATGAGGATGTTCTATCTTATATTTTGTTCCCGCAGGTTGCCGAAGAGTTTTTGAAAAACAGAGGAAAGAAAAAGCCTGAAGTAAGAAAGATTGAATACACAATTGAAGGTTTGAGATCATAA
- a CDS encoding OadG family transporter subunit, producing MHYAYSTIGERLILGFEVTIIGVLIVFAVLALLSLIISLLSKVLQKISKADQKETDVPAELSFDMDLTEEVKPPDKAGFVSGEAVVFGADDEEVAAILAAISFDSDIPLSEMRIKSIKYMEK from the coding sequence ATGCACTATGCCTACAGCACAATAGGTGAAAGGCTCATCTTGGGGTTTGAAGTTACTATTATTGGTGTGCTGATTGTCTTTGCTGTTCTGGCACTTTTGAGCCTGATTATAAGCCTTCTTTCAAAGGTTTTGCAAAAGATTTCAAAAGCAGATCAAAAAGAAACTGATGTGCCTGCCGAGTTGAGTTTTGATATGGACCTGACAGAAGAGGTAAAGCCTCCTGACAAAGCAGGTTTTGTATCAGGTGAGGCAGTGGTTTTTGGTGCGGATGATGAGGAGGTTGCTGCAATTCTGGCTGCAATTTCGTTTGATAGTGATATTCCGCTTTCTGAAATGAGAATAAAGTCTATTAAATACATGGAAAAATAA
- a CDS encoding biotin/lipoyl-containing protein yields the protein MKYIVTVNGKKFEVEVERIGNGNGSKQVNETPEKVTANDIEQKIAGGIKISAPMPGKILSVNIKEGQKAKKGDVLFILEAMKMENEIMVPEDGMVEKVLVSKGAQVSSGDILAILK from the coding sequence ATGAAATATATTGTAACAGTCAACGGTAAAAAATTTGAGGTTGAAGTGGAAAGGATTGGCAATGGCAATGGTTCAAAGCAGGTAAATGAGACTCCAGAGAAAGTGACAGCAAATGATATTGAGCAGAAAATAGCAGGCGGTATTAAAATTTCTGCACCAATGCCCGGCAAGATACTATCTGTGAATATAAAAGAAGGGCAGAAGGCTAAAAAAGGTGATGTTCTTTTTATCCTGGAGGCAATGAAAATGGAAAATGAGATCATGGTGCCCGAGGATGGCATGGTAGAGAAGGTTTTGGTATCGAAAGGTGCACAGGTTTCAAGCGGTGATATTCTTGCAATCTTAAAGTAA
- a CDS encoding sodium ion-translocating decarboxylase subunit beta, with product MEFFSMIAKAITDILTASGFAKITAGQAIMLGISCILMYLAIGKKFEPLLLLPIAFGMMLANLPFSFLSSHDKGGLVYYLYQGVKLGIYPPLIFLGVGAMTDFGPLIARPSSLFLGAAAQFGIYFAFMVALLIGFTPQEAASIGIIGGADGPTAIFLTTKLAPHLLGAIAIAAYSYMALIPLIQPPIMRLLTTKQERMVRMDQLREVSKLEKIVFPVAVTIIVSLLLPSVAPLIGMLMLGNLFRECGVVERLSDTAQNALINIITIFLGLSVGATASAERFLNPKTLAIIFLGLLAFIFATVGGVIFGKIMYKLSGGKINPLIGSAGVSAVPMAARVSQVVGQKENPSNFLLMHAMGPNVAGVIGSAVAAGVLLTLFK from the coding sequence ATGGAATTTTTCAGCATGATAGCAAAGGCAATTACTGATATACTCACAGCATCTGGGTTTGCGAAGATAACTGCTGGTCAGGCGATAATGCTTGGTATATCATGCATTTTGATGTACCTTGCAATTGGCAAAAAATTTGAACCGCTTTTGCTTTTGCCCATTGCGTTCGGGATGATGCTTGCAAACCTGCCGTTTTCTTTTCTGTCAAGCCATGATAAGGGCGGGCTTGTTTATTACCTGTATCAGGGCGTAAAGCTTGGAATCTACCCGCCGCTCATTTTCCTTGGCGTTGGAGCGATGACAGACTTTGGTCCGCTGATTGCAAGACCGAGCAGTCTTTTTCTTGGTGCTGCTGCCCAGTTTGGAATATACTTTGCATTCATGGTTGCGCTGCTTATTGGTTTTACACCGCAGGAGGCAGCTTCCATTGGCATAATTGGTGGTGCGGATGGTCCAACTGCAATCTTTCTCACAACCAAGCTTGCACCGCACCTTCTTGGTGCGATTGCAATTGCAGCATACTCCTATATGGCTTTGATTCCTCTTATTCAGCCGCCTATAATGAGGCTTTTGACAACAAAACAGGAACGGATGGTCAGGATGGATCAGCTGCGAGAGGTTTCAAAGCTTGAAAAAATTGTTTTCCCTGTGGCAGTTACAATAATTGTGTCGCTGCTTTTGCCGTCTGTTGCGCCACTTATTGGTATGCTCATGCTCGGGAATCTTTTCAGGGAATGCGGGGTTGTCGAGAGGTTATCCGATACTGCACAGAATGCACTGATCAACATCATCACAATCTTTCTGGGGCTTTCTGTTGGTGCAACGGCAAGTGCAGAGAGATTTTTGAATCCCAAAACACTTGCGATAATCTTTTTGGGACTTCTGGCGTTCATATTTGCAACAGTTGGCGGTGTTATATTTGGAAAGATAATGTACAAACTCTCGGGTGGAAAGATCAACCCCCTGATTGGTTCGGCAGGTGTTTCGGCTGTTCCAATGGCAGCACGTGTTTCTCAGGTTGTCGGGCAAAAGGAAAACCCATCAAACTTTCTTTTGATGCATGCAATGGGTCCAAACGTGGCAGGGGTTATCGGCTCTGCAGTTGCAGCAGGTGTGCTGCTGACTCTGTTTAAATGA
- a CDS encoding class I SAM-dependent methyltransferase, which yields MNMDVKEYFDMLAEKWDEIVWHAPEKLNKIIEKIQLKIGDKVLDVGCGTGVLVEYILKSVGQQGSYLGVDISEKMIEKAKEKYKGIENVDFVCSDATELFFREHFDAIICYSVFPHIQDKEMAVKKFSQMLKEGGRLAIAHSESRDKINSLHKNLPEPVKSHFLPPMSKIINMCQNAKLKIVCSIDSSEMFLLIARKTNINDV from the coding sequence ATGAACATGGATGTAAAAGAATATTTTGATATGCTTGCAGAGAAGTGGGATGAGATTGTATGGCATGCTCCTGAAAAATTAAATAAAATTATAGAAAAAATCCAGCTAAAAATAGGTGATAAGGTTCTGGATGTTGGATGTGGAACTGGAGTTCTTGTGGAATACATTTTAAAATCTGTCGGGCAGCAGGGAAGCTATCTTGGTGTTGACATCTCAGAAAAGATGATTGAAAAGGCAAAAGAAAAGTATAAAGGGATAGAAAATGTAGATTTTGTTTGCAGCGATGCAACAGAGCTTTTTTTCAGGGAGCACTTTGACGCTATCATATGCTACTCGGTTTTTCCCCATATACAGGACAAGGAAATGGCAGTAAAAAAGTTTTCACAGATGCTAAAAGAAGGTGGCAGACTTGCAATTGCACATTCGGAGTCAAGAGATAAAATAAATAGCCTTCACAAAAACCTTCCAGAGCCTGTAAAAAGTCACTTTCTGCCACCAATGAGTAAGATCATAAACATGTGCCAGAATGCAAAGCTAAAAATTGTTTGCAGTATTGACAGCAGTGAGATGTTTTTGCTAATTGCCCGGAAGACAAATATTAATGATGTTTAG
- a CDS encoding methyl-accepting chemotaxis protein, translating into MKREKKNVEKKQSLKFKRPGFSKGGRLAKKFALLIISILVIPILIIDVISISTSVNSVLNESKKSYLAATTATSSYFQLAFKTAQNNGTQLMANELVQRLYSESKQAALDEFQKFTLQSDALKVVQNLIVADNMIAGVYIFVDKERSLFVPSLPFEINYDKLKKTSWYQKIIEAGAPVLFESHSEEFDSIAKSNNANMPEYAFSIGMPFRDIQTNETLGVMVLDIKKQWMQETLQNTQISQNGGYMLAVSPSGNVILPSEWENSFKSLPDRNTEFVKKILQQQSAQKTDGAFDSIFSGKPFLITYSQVPDTGWTIVGMIPISQLVSSARKLEILIIVLTVLFTIAALAVGIYFALRIVRDLEKVTNIFAIAEKGDLTVTLDIKRDDEIGLLAHSFNNMAKNIKSLVEKGVSLSGEVTGAISTLATVASETATASNEVAKAISEIAEGASNQAREATNVAQTVSKFGERIETIVSSAEQMRALSQNVAQLSTSGTDAVATLNSVTHDTVHITDTMIKTINQLAEYSRSIGKIIQVLGSISEQTKLLALNASIEAAKAGEAGRGFAVVAQEIRKLADQSKESTREVEEMIKKIVNQTKTAQEVADRVENVIDQQNEAVENVASAFSNIKGAMDELVEGIENITESISAIDREKDVIIQSIENISAISQQTAASSEEVSASTEEQLAAIEELRAMAESLNKLAQDLKDAMSTFKV; encoded by the coding sequence GTGAAAAGGGAAAAGAAAAATGTAGAGAAAAAGCAATCTCTTAAATTTAAACGTCCAGGTTTCAGCAAAGGCGGGCGACTTGCCAAAAAATTTGCTCTGCTGATTATTTCTATTTTAGTCATACCCATTTTGATTATTGATGTGATTTCAATCTCTACTTCAGTAAATTCAGTGTTAAACGAGAGTAAAAAGTCATATCTTGCTGCAACCACTGCTACTTCAAGCTACTTTCAGCTTGCATTCAAGACTGCTCAAAACAATGGCACACAGCTGATGGCAAATGAGCTTGTACAGAGGCTTTACTCCGAGTCCAAACAGGCAGCACTGGACGAATTTCAAAAGTTTACTTTGCAATCAGATGCTTTGAAGGTGGTACAGAATTTAATTGTTGCAGACAACATGATTGCAGGAGTTTATATTTTTGTTGATAAGGAGAGATCTTTATTTGTTCCTTCTTTACCGTTTGAAATAAACTACGATAAATTAAAAAAGACATCATGGTATCAGAAGATAATAGAAGCTGGCGCACCTGTACTTTTTGAGTCACATTCAGAGGAGTTTGACAGCATAGCAAAGTCAAACAATGCCAACATGCCTGAGTATGCATTTTCTATAGGTATGCCTTTTAGAGATATACAAACCAATGAAACTCTTGGTGTTATGGTTCTTGATATCAAGAAACAATGGATGCAAGAAACATTGCAAAACACTCAAATCAGCCAGAATGGTGGATATATGCTTGCGGTAAGCCCATCTGGAAATGTCATTTTGCCATCTGAATGGGAAAATAGCTTTAAATCTTTGCCTGATAGAAACACCGAGTTTGTGAAAAAGATTTTGCAGCAGCAATCAGCCCAGAAAACGGATGGTGCTTTTGATTCTATTTTCAGTGGCAAACCATTTTTGATTACATACTCACAGGTTCCCGACACAGGCTGGACTATAGTTGGGATGATTCCAATTTCTCAGCTTGTTTCTTCAGCGCGAAAACTTGAAATTTTGATTATAGTTCTCACAGTTTTGTTCACTATAGCAGCGCTTGCAGTTGGTATTTACTTTGCACTGAGGATTGTAAGAGATTTAGAAAAAGTGACAAACATCTTTGCCATCGCTGAAAAAGGCGACCTGACTGTTACACTGGATATCAAAAGGGATGATGAGATAGGGCTTCTTGCTCACAGCTTTAACAATATGGCAAAAAATATAAAGTCTCTGGTAGAAAAAGGTGTGAGCTTAAGTGGCGAGGTTACAGGGGCTATTTCAACCCTTGCAACGGTTGCCTCAGAGACGGCTACTGCGTCCAATGAGGTTGCAAAAGCCATTTCTGAAATAGCAGAGGGTGCCTCCAATCAGGCAAGAGAGGCGACAAACGTTGCTCAGACAGTTTCAAAGTTTGGTGAGAGGATAGAGACAATTGTCAGCTCTGCTGAACAGATGAGGGCGCTTTCACAAAATGTTGCTCAGCTTTCAACAAGTGGTACTGATGCTGTTGCAACCCTCAACAGTGTTACGCATGACACAGTGCATATAACAGATACAATGATTAAAACAATTAACCAGCTTGCAGAGTATTCAAGGTCTATAGGCAAGATTATTCAGGTTTTGGGCAGCATCTCTGAGCAGACAAAACTTCTTGCATTAAATGCATCCATTGAGGCTGCAAAGGCAGGGGAAGCTGGACGTGGCTTTGCGGTTGTTGCCCAGGAGATTCGAAAGCTTGCCGACCAGTCAAAAGAGTCAACAAGAGAAGTTGAGGAGATGATAAAGAAAATTGTAAATCAAACAAAAACTGCACAGGAGGTTGCAGACAGGGTAGAAAATGTCATTGATCAGCAAAATGAAGCGGTTGAAAATGTTGCTTCTGCATTTTCAAATATAAAAGGTGCAATGGATGAACTTGTAGAAGGGATTGAGAACATTACTGAGTCAATTTCTGCAATTGACAGAGAAAAGGATGTTATCATCCAGAGCATTGAAAATATTTCTGCAATCTCGCAGCAAACAGCAGCATCGTCTGAAGAGGTTTCTGCATCAACCGAGGAGCAGCTTGCAGCAATAGAAGAGCTCAGGGCCATGGCAGAGAGCTTGAATAAGCTTGCACAGGACCTGAAAGATGCTATGAGCACCTTCAAGGTATAA